One Globicephala melas chromosome 6, mGloMel1.2, whole genome shotgun sequence genomic window carries:
- the PGAP4 gene encoding post-GPI attachment to proteins factor 4 yields the protein MSTSSSLAAMLLRRLRRLSWGSTAVQLFILTVVTFGLLAPLACHRLLHSYFYLRHWHLNQMSQEFLQQSLKEGEAALHYFEELPSANGSVPIVWQATPRPWLVITIITVDRQPGFHYVLQVVSQFHRLLQQCGPQCEGHQLFLCNVERSVSHFDAKLLSKYVPVANRYEGTEDDYGDDPSTNSFEKEKQDYVYCLESSLQTYNPDYVLMVEDDAVPEEQIFPVLEHLLRARFSEPHLRDALYLKLYHPERLQHYINPEPMRILEWVGVGMLLGPLLTWIYMRFASRPGFSWPVMLFFSLYSMGLVELVGRHYFLELRRLSPSLYNVVPASQCCTPAMLFPAPAARRTLTYLSQVYCHKGFGKDMALYSLLRAKGERAYVVEPNLVKHIGLFSSLRYNFHPSLL from the coding sequence ATGAGCACTTCAAGCTCTCTAGCTGCCATGCTCCTCCGGAGGCTGAGGCGGCTCTCCTGGGGCAGCACTGCTGTCCAGCTCTTCATCTTAACAGTGGTGACCTTTGGTCTGCTGGCCCCCCTGGCCTGTCACCGGCTTCTGCATTCTTACTTCTACCTGCGCCACTGGCATCTGAACCAAATGAGCCAAGAGTTCCTGCAGCAAAGCTTGAAAGAGGGTGAAGCTGCCCTCCACTACTTTGAGGAGCTGCCCTCTGCCAATGGCTCGGTGCCCATTGTCTGGCAGGCCACTCCCCGCCCCTGGCtggtcatcaccatcatcactgtgGACAGGCAACCTGGCTTCCACTACGTCCTGCAGGTGGTGTCCCAGTTCCACCGGCTCCTTCAACAATGCGGCCCCCAGTGTGAGGGGCACCAACTCTTCCTGTGCAACGTGGAGCGGAGTGTGAGCCATTTCGATGCCAAGCTGCTGTCCAAGTACGTTCCTGTGGCCAACCGCTATGAGGGCACTGAAGATGACTACGGCGACGACCCTTCGACCAACTCGTTTGAGAAAGAGAAGCAGGACTACGTCTATTGCCTGGAATCCTCCCTGCAGACCTACAACCCAGACTACGTCCTGATGGTGGAAGACGACGCCGTTCCAGAAGAGCAGATCTTCCCAGTCTTGGAGCACCTTCTGCGGGCTCGTTTCTCCGAGCCGCACCTCAGAGATGCCCTTTATCTAAAGCTCTATCACCCCGAGAGGCTCCAGCACTACATCAACCCAGAGCCCATGAGGATCCTGGAGTGGGTCGGTGTCGGCATGTTGCTGGGGCCCTTACTAACCTGGATATACATGCGGTTTGCCAGCCGGCCGGGGTTTAGCTGGCCCGTCATGCTCTTCTTCTCCCTGTATAGCATGGGGCTGGTGGAGCTGGTGGGCCGGCACTATTTCCTGGAGCTGCGGCGGCTGAGTCCTTCCCTGTACAATGTGGTCCCTGCTTCACAGTGTTGCACCCCGGCCATGCTCTTCCCTGCCCCGGCGGCCCGGCGGACCCTCACTTACCTGTCCCAGGTGTACTGCCACAAGGGCTTCGGCAAGGACATGGCACTGTACTCACTGTTGAGGGCCAAGGGGGAGCGGGCCTATGTGGTGGAGCCCAATCTCGTGAAACACATCGGGCTCTTCTCCAGCCTTCGGTACAACTTTCACCCAAGTCTGCTCTAG